A genomic window from Streptomyces mirabilis includes:
- a CDS encoding PA14 domain-containing protein, whose protein sequence is MRFGRLRDRLALLLAAALGAAGLASVPAAADDPVAVHGLKGDYYTQSAPGAFDFHELKATGFDPRLDFDDLEPRLRFATGQDNDVSVRWTGKLVPEKSGATTFSIIGDNGFRLWIDGRPVIDHWVDDWDREQTSEPIDLTAGHAYDFKLEYFEHYGGSNLHLRWTEPGGAKVTIPQSAFLLPDGYDYDGALATTVQPDGRTLRLDFARELAAPPAAVVDHLQAVIGGAKWPLGAAALDPADPRSLLVTLKEPVVGDKTGTARGNADLRYDGTGGLAAAGDGKAIGAFWSSGPNHSTYELRTKWADEVGPDNALPEYPRPQLTRDAWRNLNGRWQFAAATAGEQPPVGKTLGEHILVPYPVESQLSGVERHEDRMWYRRTFTVPADWHIGSGRRLLLNFGAVDWQSEVYVNGVRVAEHRGGYDKFGVDVTDALKPGRSQELIVGVYDPTDAASGENPPLGKQRLDPSGIWYTPTSGIWQTVWMEPVAPDHVDSLKLTPDVDGGRLTVEPKGVRDGLPVTATAYEGGRKVATVTGRTGRPLTLKIAHPHLWSPDDPFLYDLRVSVGRDRVGSYFGMRSISVEKVDGTPRTVLNGKPVFMMATLDQGFWPDGLYTAPTDEALAYDLRMHKAMGFNAVRKHIKVEPDRWFYWADRLGLLVWQDMPAMTAGVNPSAAARAEYEREMKLMIDQHISSPSVVMWVTFNEGWGQYDEGRIADQAKAWDPTRLVNGMSGLNLGADGGTGDIMDEHGYPSPALPPAPDGGRALVSGEYGGLGLAVPGHAWSVQQSYVDVDPSAYTDDYLARLAEVRALACRGSNGAVYTQISDVEGELNGLLTYDRKVVKPDVGRLRAAHEALIADASRATPTGCPAT, encoded by the coding sequence GTGCGTTTCGGACGACTCAGAGACCGACTCGCGTTACTGCTCGCCGCGGCCCTCGGCGCCGCGGGACTCGCCTCCGTGCCCGCCGCGGCCGACGATCCCGTCGCGGTCCACGGACTGAAGGGCGACTACTACACCCAGTCCGCCCCCGGCGCCTTCGACTTCCACGAACTCAAGGCCACCGGCTTCGACCCGCGACTCGACTTCGACGACCTGGAACCCCGGCTGCGCTTCGCGACGGGCCAGGACAACGATGTCAGTGTCCGCTGGACCGGCAAACTCGTACCGGAGAAGAGCGGAGCCACCACCTTCTCGATCATCGGCGACAACGGTTTCCGCCTCTGGATCGACGGCAGACCCGTCATCGACCACTGGGTGGACGACTGGGATCGCGAACAGACCTCCGAGCCCATCGATCTGACGGCGGGCCACGCCTATGACTTCAAGCTCGAGTACTTCGAGCACTACGGCGGCTCCAACCTCCATCTGCGCTGGACCGAACCCGGCGGCGCCAAGGTGACGATCCCGCAGTCGGCGTTCCTGCTGCCCGACGGCTACGACTACGACGGCGCCCTCGCGACCACCGTCCAGCCGGACGGCCGCACCCTCAGGCTCGACTTCGCACGGGAACTGGCCGCGCCCCCGGCCGCCGTCGTCGACCACCTCCAGGCCGTGATAGGCGGCGCCAAGTGGCCGCTGGGAGCGGCCGCGTTGGACCCCGCCGACCCCAGATCCCTCCTCGTCACGCTCAAGGAACCCGTCGTCGGCGACAAGACCGGCACCGCACGCGGCAACGCCGACCTGCGCTACGACGGCACGGGCGGCCTCGCCGCCGCCGGGGACGGCAAGGCGATCGGCGCCTTCTGGAGCAGCGGCCCCAACCACTCCACGTACGAACTGCGCACGAAGTGGGCCGACGAGGTCGGGCCGGACAACGCCCTGCCGGAGTACCCCCGCCCCCAGCTCACGCGTGACGCCTGGCGCAACCTGAACGGGCGCTGGCAGTTCGCCGCCGCCACCGCGGGGGAGCAACCCCCGGTCGGGAAGACGCTCGGCGAGCACATCCTCGTCCCGTACCCCGTGGAGTCCCAGCTGTCCGGCGTCGAACGCCACGAGGACCGCATGTGGTACCGCCGCACCTTCACCGTCCCGGCCGACTGGCACATCGGCTCGGGCCGACGGCTCCTGCTCAACTTCGGTGCCGTCGACTGGCAGTCCGAGGTGTACGTCAACGGGGTCAGGGTCGCCGAACACCGGGGCGGCTACGACAAGTTCGGCGTCGACGTGACCGACGCGCTGAAGCCCGGCCGCAGCCAGGAACTGATCGTCGGCGTGTACGACCCGACCGACGCCGCGTCCGGCGAGAACCCGCCGCTCGGCAAGCAGCGCCTCGACCCCAGCGGGATCTGGTACACCCCGACCTCCGGCATCTGGCAGACGGTGTGGATGGAGCCGGTCGCCCCGGACCACGTCGACTCGCTCAAGCTCACTCCGGACGTCGACGGCGGCCGGCTCACCGTGGAACCGAAGGGCGTGCGCGACGGGCTGCCGGTCACGGCGACGGCGTACGAGGGAGGGCGGAAGGTCGCCACCGTCACCGGCCGCACCGGACGGCCGCTGACCCTGAAGATCGCCCATCCGCACCTCTGGTCGCCGGACGACCCGTTCCTCTACGACCTCAGGGTGAGCGTCGGGCGCGACCGCGTCGGCAGTTACTTCGGGATGCGCTCGATCTCCGTCGAGAAGGTCGACGGCACCCCGCGCACCGTCCTCAACGGCAAGCCCGTCTTCATGATGGCCACGCTCGACCAGGGGTTCTGGCCCGACGGCCTGTACACGGCGCCGACGGACGAGGCCCTCGCGTACGACCTGCGCATGCACAAGGCGATGGGCTTCAACGCGGTGCGCAAGCACATCAAGGTGGAGCCCGACCGCTGGTTCTACTGGGCGGACCGGCTCGGCCTGCTGGTCTGGCAGGACATGCCCGCCATGACCGCCGGGGTGAACCCGAGCGCCGCGGCCCGCGCCGAGTACGAGCGCGAGATGAAACTGATGATCGACCAGCACATCAGCAGTCCGTCGGTCGTGATGTGGGTGACCTTCAACGAGGGCTGGGGCCAGTACGACGAGGGTCGCATCGCCGACCAGGCCAAGGCCTGGGATCCGACCCGGCTCGTCAACGGCATGTCGGGGCTGAACCTGGGGGCCGACGGCGGCACCGGCGACATCATGGACGAACACGGCTATCCGAGCCCCGCGCTGCCACCGGCTCCCGACGGCGGACGCGCGCTCGTCAGCGGCGAGTACGGGGGCCTGGGGCTCGCCGTCCCCGGGCACGCCTGGTCGGTTCAGCAGTCGTACGTGGACGTGGACCCGTCGGCGTACACCGACGACTACCTCGCCCGCCTCGCCGAGGTACGGGCACTCGCGTGCCGGGGGAGCAACGGCGCCGTCTACACCCAGATCTCGGACGTGGAGGGCGAGCTGAACGGGCTCCTCACCTACGACCGCAAGGTCGTGAAGCCGGACGTGGGGAGGTTGAGAGCGGCGCACGAGGCGCTGATCGCCGACGCGTCCCGGGCGACCCCCACGGGCTGCCCGGCAACCTGA
- a CDS encoding wax ester/triacylglycerol synthase family O-acyltransferase: MTPDLLAPLDLAFWNIESAQHPMHLGALGVFSAHSPTAGAHAAELLAVRAAGVPGLRMRIRDVWQPLAFPPHFGSAAREPAPDFEPLDHVRLHAPTADFPAAAGRLMERPLQRGRPPWEAHVLPGEDGTSFAVFFKFHHALADGLRALMLAAALMDPLDLPEPRPRPAEPPRGLLPDVRKLPDLVRGTLSDLGRALDIGSSVARATLGARSSPALTSQPTGTRRIAGVVLDLDDVHRVRKTVGGTVNDVLIAVVAGALRNWLDERGDSSAGVAPRALIPVSRRRPRTAHPQGNRLSGYLIRLPVDDPDPLGRLRSVRTAMDANKDAGPNRGAGAVALLADHVPPLGHRLGGPVVGQAARLLFDILVTSVPLPSLGLKLGGCPLTEVYPLAPLARGQALAVAVSTYRGRVHYGLVADAQAVPDLHRLARALTEEVETLIIACGP, from the coding sequence TTGACTCCTGATCTCCTCGCACCACTCGACCTGGCGTTCTGGAACATCGAGTCCGCCCAGCACCCGATGCACCTCGGCGCCCTCGGTGTCTTCTCCGCGCACTCGCCGACCGCGGGCGCGCACGCCGCCGAACTGCTCGCGGTCCGCGCCGCCGGGGTGCCCGGGCTGCGCATGCGGATCCGCGACGTCTGGCAGCCCCTCGCCTTCCCGCCCCACTTCGGGAGCGCGGCCCGGGAACCCGCGCCCGACTTCGAGCCCCTCGACCACGTCCGGCTGCACGCGCCGACCGCGGACTTCCCCGCCGCCGCGGGCCGGCTCATGGAACGCCCGCTCCAGCGCGGCCGGCCCCCGTGGGAGGCGCACGTCCTGCCCGGCGAGGACGGCACCTCGTTCGCCGTGTTCTTCAAGTTCCACCACGCGCTGGCCGACGGTCTGCGGGCACTGATGCTCGCCGCCGCCCTGATGGACCCACTGGACCTGCCCGAGCCCCGCCCGCGCCCCGCGGAGCCGCCCCGCGGACTGCTCCCGGACGTCCGCAAACTGCCCGACCTGGTCCGCGGAACCCTCTCCGACCTGGGCCGCGCCCTCGACATCGGCAGCTCCGTCGCCCGCGCCACCCTCGGTGCCCGCTCCTCGCCCGCCCTCACCTCGCAGCCCACCGGCACCCGCCGGATCGCGGGCGTCGTCCTAGACCTGGACGATGTGCACCGCGTCCGCAAGACCGTCGGCGGCACCGTCAACGACGTCCTGATCGCCGTCGTCGCCGGCGCCCTGCGCAACTGGCTCGACGAACGCGGTGACAGCAGCGCGGGAGTCGCGCCCCGCGCCCTGATCCCCGTCTCCAGGCGCCGCCCGCGCACCGCGCACCCGCAGGGCAACCGGCTCTCCGGTTACCTGATACGGCTTCCCGTCGACGACCCGGACCCGCTCGGCCGACTCCGTTCGGTGCGTACGGCGATGGACGCCAACAAGGACGCGGGTCCCAACCGGGGAGCGGGCGCCGTCGCGCTGCTCGCCGACCATGTGCCGCCGCTCGGCCACCGCCTCGGTGGTCCCGTCGTCGGCCAGGCGGCCCGGCTGCTCTTCGACATCCTGGTCACCAGCGTGCCGCTGCCCAGCCTCGGTCTGAAGCTCGGCGGCTGCCCGCTCACCGAGGTCTATCCGCTCGCCCCGCTGGCCCGCGGCCAGGCGCTGGCGGTGGCCGTGTCGACGTACCGCGGACGGGTCCACTACGGGCTCGTCGCCGACGCACAGGCCGTGCCGGACCTGCACCGGCTGGCTCGCGCGCTGACCGAGGAGGTGGAGACGCTGATCATCGCCTGCGGCCCCTGA
- a CDS encoding permease, whose protein sequence is MHAILHALSITGSMTWEITWALILGFGLSAVVQAVVRRATIVRILGDDRPRTLTLAAGLGAASSSCSYAAVALARSLFRKGANFTAAMAFEIASTNLVVELGVILALLMGWQFTVAEFVGGPIMIVALAVLFRIFLRERLLREAREQAERGLAGSMEGHAAMDMSIQTEGSFVRRLLSREGYTSVAHVFVMEWAAILRDLVIGLLIAGAIAAWVPDAFWQSLFLDGHPLAAKLIGPLVGPLVAIASFVCSIGNVPLAVVLWKGGISFGGVVAFIFADLLILPILNIYRKYYGLRMTGFLLVTFYAAMVLAGYVVEFLFGGLGLIPDQADATIPMEGVSWNYTTWLNIAFLLLAAALVWRFLRTGGPAMLRMMGGAPEPDGHGHGTAGAEGHHHGAPAPGGHGHGTPGAEGHGHGTPGAEGHGHGTPGAEGHGHH, encoded by the coding sequence ATGCACGCGATCCTGCACGCACTGTCCATCACCGGGTCGATGACCTGGGAGATCACCTGGGCGCTGATCCTGGGGTTCGGCCTCTCCGCCGTCGTCCAGGCCGTGGTGCGTCGCGCGACGATCGTGCGGATACTCGGTGACGACCGGCCGCGGACCCTCACGCTGGCCGCGGGGCTCGGCGCGGCTTCCTCGTCCTGTTCGTACGCGGCCGTCGCGCTGGCGCGCTCGCTGTTCCGCAAGGGCGCGAACTTCACCGCGGCGATGGCGTTCGAGATCGCCTCCACCAATCTGGTCGTCGAACTCGGCGTGATCCTCGCCCTGTTGATGGGCTGGCAGTTCACGGTCGCCGAGTTCGTCGGCGGCCCGATCATGATCGTGGCACTGGCCGTGCTCTTCCGGATCTTTCTGCGCGAACGGCTGTTGCGCGAGGCCCGGGAGCAGGCGGAGCGCGGGCTCGCCGGGTCGATGGAAGGGCATGCCGCGATGGACATGTCGATCCAGACGGAGGGCTCGTTCGTGCGGCGGCTGCTCTCGCGTGAGGGCTACACCTCTGTCGCACACGTGTTCGTCATGGAGTGGGCGGCGATCCTGCGCGACCTGGTGATCGGTCTGCTGATCGCGGGCGCGATCGCGGCCTGGGTGCCCGACGCGTTCTGGCAGTCCCTCTTCCTGGACGGCCATCCGCTCGCCGCGAAGCTGATCGGCCCCCTGGTCGGCCCGCTCGTGGCGATCGCCTCGTTCGTCTGCTCCATCGGCAACGTGCCGCTGGCCGTCGTGCTGTGGAAGGGCGGGATCAGCTTCGGCGGTGTGGTCGCGTTCATCTTCGCCGACCTGCTGATCCTGCCGATCCTGAACATCTACCGGAAGTACTACGGACTCCGGATGACCGGCTTCCTCCTGGTCACCTTCTACGCCGCCATGGTGCTCGCCGGATACGTCGTGGAGTTCCTCTTCGGCGGCCTCGGGCTCATCCCCGACCAGGCCGACGCGACGATCCCCATGGAGGGCGTCTCCTGGAACTACACGACCTGGCTCAACATCGCCTTCCTGCTGCTGGCGGCGGCCCTGGTGTGGCGGTTCCTGCGCACGGGCGGCCCGGCGATGCTGCGGATGATGGGCGGGGCACCGGAGCCGGACGGCCACGGGCACGGGACTGCCGGGGCGGAAGGCCACCACCACGGCGCACCCGCGCCGGGGGGCCACGGGCACGGGACTCCGGGGGCCGAAGGCCACGGGCACGGGACTCCGGGGGCCGAAGGCCACGGCCACGGGACTCCGGGGGCCGAAGGCCACGGCCACCACTGA
- a CDS encoding N-acetyltransferase: MLIREAAADDWPRIWPFWHRIVAAGETYTWDPGTSEEAARALWMAPGKRVYVAEDTTGAVVGSAYVTPNYGGPAARVANAGFMVDPDRAGLGIGRALAEHILAAAKADGYRGMVFNAVVETNPAVKLWTALGFTVLGTVPDAYEHPRHGWVGLHIMYKAL, translated from the coding sequence ATGCTGATCAGAGAAGCCGCGGCCGACGACTGGCCGCGGATCTGGCCTTTCTGGCACCGGATCGTCGCCGCGGGTGAGACCTACACCTGGGACCCGGGCACCTCGGAGGAGGCGGCCCGGGCCCTGTGGATGGCACCGGGCAAGCGTGTGTACGTCGCCGAGGACACCACCGGAGCGGTCGTCGGCTCGGCCTACGTCACCCCCAACTACGGCGGCCCCGCCGCCCGCGTCGCCAACGCCGGATTCATGGTCGACCCCGACCGCGCCGGGCTCGGCATCGGGCGCGCGCTCGCCGAGCACATCCTCGCCGCGGCGAAGGCCGACGGCTATCGGGGCATGGTCTTCAACGCCGTCGTGGAGACCAATCCGGCCGTGAAGCTGTGGACCGCGCTCGGCTTCACGGTCCTCGGCACCGTGCCGGACGCCTACGAGCACCCCCGGCACGGGTGGGTGGGGCTGCACATCATGTACAAGGCGCTGTGA
- a CDS encoding SDR family oxidoreductase, translating into MTTPYGLEGRSAIVTGASRGIGLAVAEELSRAGARVCVTARDPDAVGRAAERLGGVGLAGSVADPAHLRKLTELALREFGRIDVVVNNAATNQPYGPLMDADPDRWREAFTVNVEAPLRLVQCAWRAWMSEHGGAVVNVCTEGAGHVGPNVGAYGTSKAALLHLTQQLAGELAPKVRVNSVSPGLVRTEMARFVWENAEDEIGAGLPLGRIGRPEDIARAVVWLASDAAGWITGADLLVDGGTRVRSAHSPADTVHERLRTRAPDA; encoded by the coding sequence ATGACGACGCCGTACGGGCTTGAGGGCAGGAGCGCCATCGTCACCGGGGCCTCGCGCGGGATCGGTCTCGCCGTCGCCGAGGAGCTCTCCCGAGCGGGGGCGCGGGTGTGTGTGACGGCCCGGGACCCGGACGCGGTGGGCCGGGCCGCCGAACGGCTCGGCGGCGTCGGACTCGCGGGCTCGGTGGCCGATCCGGCGCATCTGCGGAAGCTGACCGAGCTGGCGCTGCGGGAGTTCGGGCGCATCGACGTCGTGGTGAACAACGCCGCGACCAACCAGCCGTACGGCCCGCTCATGGACGCCGATCCGGACCGCTGGCGCGAGGCGTTCACCGTCAACGTGGAGGCCCCGCTGCGGTTGGTGCAGTGTGCCTGGCGGGCCTGGATGAGCGAGCACGGCGGCGCGGTCGTGAACGTGTGCACGGAGGGCGCCGGGCATGTGGGGCCGAACGTGGGGGCGTACGGCACCAGCAAGGCGGCCCTCCTCCACCTCACCCAGCAGCTCGCCGGCGAACTCGCCCCGAAGGTGCGGGTGAACTCCGTCTCCCCGGGACTCGTCCGCACCGAGATGGCCCGGTTCGTCTGGGAGAACGCCGAGGACGAGATCGGCGCGGGGCTCCCGCTGGGCCGGATCGGCCGGCCCGAGGACATCGCGCGGGCGGTGGTCTGGCTGGCCTCGGACGCGGCCGGGTGGATCACGGGCGCCGATCTGCTGGTCGACGGAGGGACCCGGGTCCGGTCCGCGCACTCCCCCGCCGACACCGTCCACGAACGCCTGCGGACGCGCGCGCCCGACGCATAA
- the glgC gene encoding glucose-1-phosphate adenylyltransferase, whose protein sequence is MRRGGPSVLGIVLAGGEGKRLMPLTADRAKPAVTFGGTYRLVDFVLSNLVNADILRICVLTQYKSHSLDRHVTTTWRMSSLLGNYVTPVPAQQRLGPRWYLGSADAILQSLNLVHDERPDYIAVFGADHVYRMDPRQMLAQHIEGGAGVTVAGIRVPRAESSSFGVISPGSDGQTVEGFLEKPADPPGLADDPECVFASMGNYIFTTKALVEALQRDAEDVHSVHDMGGSILPMLTDRGEAQLYDFSDNHVPGETTRDQGYWRDVGTLDAYYDAHMDLIAERPAFNLYNRSWPIYTSSGQLSPARFNAGGIASESIVSAGSLIRGQVTRSVLSPGVVVDPGAVVQGSILHDNVHIGRGAVVRGAVLDKNVEVPPGATIGVNPERDADLYTVSKGGVIALGKGRIVP, encoded by the coding sequence ATGCGGCGCGGTGGACCTTCGGTACTGGGAATCGTACTTGCGGGTGGAGAGGGCAAACGGCTCATGCCCCTCACCGCGGACCGCGCGAAACCCGCGGTCACCTTCGGCGGGACGTACCGCCTGGTGGACTTCGTACTCTCCAATCTCGTCAACGCCGACATCCTGCGCATCTGCGTCCTGACGCAGTACAAGTCGCACTCCCTGGACCGCCATGTGACGACGACCTGGCGGATGTCGAGCCTGCTCGGCAACTACGTCACACCGGTCCCGGCACAGCAGCGGCTCGGCCCGCGCTGGTACCTGGGCAGCGCGGACGCGATCCTGCAGTCCCTCAACCTCGTGCACGACGAACGGCCCGACTACATCGCGGTGTTCGGCGCCGACCACGTCTACCGCATGGACCCCCGGCAGATGCTCGCCCAGCACATCGAGGGCGGCGCGGGTGTGACCGTCGCCGGGATACGGGTGCCGCGCGCCGAGTCGTCCTCCTTCGGGGTCATCAGCCCCGGCTCCGACGGGCAGACCGTGGAGGGCTTCCTTGAGAAGCCCGCCGACCCGCCGGGCCTGGCCGACGACCCCGAGTGCGTCTTCGCCTCGATGGGCAACTACATCTTCACCACCAAGGCTCTGGTGGAGGCGCTCCAGAGGGACGCCGAGGACGTGCACTCGGTGCACGACATGGGCGGATCGATTCTGCCCATGCTCACCGACCGCGGCGAGGCGCAGCTCTACGACTTCAGCGACAACCACGTGCCCGGCGAGACCACCCGCGACCAGGGCTACTGGCGTGACGTGGGCACCCTCGACGCCTACTACGACGCCCACATGGACCTGATCGCCGAACGCCCCGCCTTCAATCTCTACAACCGCAGCTGGCCCATCTACACCAGTTCCGGACAGCTCTCCCCGGCGAGATTCAACGCCGGGGGAATCGCGAGCGAGTCGATCGTCAGCGCGGGCTCTCTGATCCGGGGCCAGGTCACGCGGTCCGTGCTCTCGCCGGGTGTCGTGGTCGACCCGGGAGCCGTCGTCCAGGGCTCGATCCTGCACGACAACGTCCACATAGGGCGGGGCGCGGTGGTGCGCGGCGCGGTTCTCGACAAGAACGTCGAGGTGCCGCCGGGCGCGACGATCGGCGTCAACCCGGAGCGGGACGCGGATCTCTACACGGTCTCCAAGGGCGGGGTGATCGCGCTGGGCAAGGGCCGGATCGTGCCGTAG
- a CDS encoding SDR family NAD(P)-dependent oxidoreductase, with protein MTVTEDGQAALAVDTAEDDRAASAVDGEAVSYGPGIDPERLAVCLSVLDELDKIEVDHPDAIAVRRATAGVYRTVKQRRRQERRAAKTAHDKAVTESTATGSAQRIDDETEGILPSSVTDAGEIAGILQRPRSCYICKKRYVEVDYFYHQLCQDCAAENRARRDARADLTGKRALLTGGRAKIGMYIALRLLRDGAHTTITTRFPNDAIRRFKAMPDSDEWIGRLKIVGIDLRDPAQVVALADSVAAEGPLDILINNAAQTVRRSPGAYSELLAAESGPLPAGELPPAEVIGTFGSGAVAALPVAGGGALTAQDVTDLALVSGSASLERIAAGTAIDAGGLVPDLHDTNSWIQSVEEVTPVELLEVQLCNSTAPFILISRLRAAMAASGADRTYIVNVSAMEGVFNRGYKGAGHPHTNMAKAALNMLTRTSAQEMFEKDRILMTAVDTGWITDERPHPDKMRLADAGFHAPLDLIDGAARVYDPIVRGEQGEDLYGVFMKDYAPGKW; from the coding sequence ATGACGGTGACAGAGGACGGCCAGGCGGCTCTCGCCGTGGACACGGCTGAGGACGACCGGGCGGCTTCCGCCGTGGACGGGGAGGCGGTCTCCTACGGGCCGGGCATCGACCCGGAGCGGCTGGCCGTCTGCCTCAGCGTGCTCGACGAGCTCGACAAGATCGAGGTCGACCACCCGGACGCCATCGCCGTGCGCCGCGCCACCGCGGGCGTCTACCGCACGGTCAAGCAGCGCCGCCGCCAGGAGCGCAGGGCCGCCAAGACCGCCCACGACAAGGCCGTCACCGAGTCCACCGCGACCGGTTCCGCTCAGCGCATCGACGACGAGACCGAGGGCATCCTGCCCTCCTCCGTCACCGACGCCGGCGAGATCGCGGGGATACTCCAGCGCCCGCGCTCCTGCTACATCTGCAAGAAGCGGTACGTCGAGGTCGACTACTTCTACCACCAGCTCTGCCAGGACTGCGCCGCGGAGAACCGCGCCCGCCGCGACGCCCGCGCCGACCTCACCGGCAAGCGCGCGCTGCTCACCGGCGGCCGCGCCAAGATCGGCATGTACATCGCGCTGCGGCTGCTGCGCGACGGCGCGCACACCACCATCACCACGCGCTTCCCGAACGACGCGATCCGGCGCTTCAAGGCCATGCCCGACAGCGACGAGTGGATCGGCCGACTGAAGATCGTCGGCATCGACCTGCGCGACCCGGCGCAGGTCGTGGCCCTGGCCGACTCGGTCGCCGCCGAGGGCCCGCTGGACATCCTGATCAACAACGCGGCCCAGACCGTTCGCCGTTCCCCGGGCGCCTACAGCGAGCTCCTCGCCGCCGAGTCCGGCCCGCTGCCCGCCGGTGAGCTGCCGCCCGCCGAGGTCATCGGCACCTTCGGCTCCGGCGCGGTCGCCGCGCTCCCGGTCGCCGGGGGTGGCGCGCTGACCGCGCAGGACGTCACGGACCTGGCCCTGGTGTCCGGCTCGGCCTCCCTGGAGAGGATCGCGGCCGGTACGGCCATCGACGCGGGCGGCCTCGTGCCCGACCTGCACGACACCAACAGCTGGATCCAGTCGGTCGAGGAGGTCACGCCGGTCGAGCTCCTCGAGGTGCAGCTCTGCAACTCGACGGCCCCCTTCATCCTGATCAGCCGGCTGCGCGCGGCGATGGCGGCCTCCGGGGCCGACCGCACGTACATCGTGAACGTCTCCGCCATGGAGGGCGTCTTCAACCGCGGCTACAAGGGCGCGGGCCACCCGCACACCAACATGGCCAAGGCCGCCCTGAACATGCTCACGCGCACCAGCGCCCAGGAGATGTTCGAGAAGGACCGCATCCTGATGACCGCCGTCGACACCGGCTGGATCACCGACGAGCGCCCGCACCCCGACAAGATGCGTCTCGCCGACGCGGGCTTCCACGCCCCGCTCGACCTGATCGACGGCGCGGCCCGGGTGTACGACCCGATCGTGCGCGGTGAGCAGGGCGAGGACCTGTACGGCGTCTTCATGAAGGACTACGCGCCCGGCAAGTGGTGA
- a CDS encoding serine hydrolase — protein MVTMGVRRRAGHHRCAVLIAAAAASLLGAGHTPSAVAAAPPPQPPPQLTQAKVDDAVGKLDGIVRDAMKRTGVPGVAVAVVHKGRVVHLKGFGERRVGRSGAVDPDTVFQLASLSKPLASTVVAGVVGGRTLAWDDPVAAHLPGFALKDPWVTTHVTYADLFSHRSGLPDHSGDLLEDLGYDRTYILDHLKYEPLGPFRASYAYTNYGVTAAAQAVANAKDTSWDKLSQDTLYGPAGMKNTSSRFSDYDRARDKAVTHVKNTDGTWQPKYVRDADAQSPAGGASSTARDMATWMRLQLANGKLDGRQIIPAAPLERTHLPEIVAQPPQAPAGRAGFYGLGWNVGYDDQGRLRLSHSGAFELGANTNVTMLPGEQLGITVLTNGAPVGLADSVALNFFDIAQHGKPTTDWLPLVDRVYRQQEQQGRSPTDYARPPRNGAVARAADRYTGTYDNAYYGPLTVTAAHGELSMSLGPKHTTFRLTHYDGDTFAFRTVGENATGLSGVTFEVGPGSPGSGGSKASRVTVEAFDHDGLGTFTRR, from the coding sequence ATGGTGACCATGGGTGTGCGGCGACGGGCGGGACACCACCGATGCGCGGTGCTGATCGCAGCCGCCGCGGCCTCCCTGCTCGGCGCGGGCCACACCCCTTCCGCCGTCGCGGCGGCCCCGCCTCCCCAGCCGCCCCCGCAGCTCACCCAGGCCAAGGTGGACGATGCCGTCGGCAAGCTCGACGGCATCGTGCGGGACGCCATGAAGAGGACCGGCGTCCCCGGCGTCGCCGTGGCCGTCGTCCACAAGGGCCGCGTGGTCCATCTCAAGGGCTTCGGCGAGCGTCGGGTCGGACGGTCCGGGGCCGTCGACCCGGACACCGTCTTCCAGCTCGCGTCCTTGTCCAAGCCGCTGGCCTCGACCGTGGTCGCGGGGGTCGTCGGCGGCAGGACGCTCGCCTGGGACGACCCCGTCGCGGCGCATCTGCCCGGCTTCGCCCTCAAGGACCCCTGGGTCACGACGCACGTCACGTACGCCGACCTCTTCTCCCACCGCAGCGGACTGCCCGACCACTCCGGTGACCTCCTCGAGGACCTCGGCTACGACCGGACCTACATCCTGGACCACCTGAAGTACGAGCCGCTCGGCCCGTTCCGCGCCAGTTACGCCTACACCAACTACGGGGTCACCGCCGCGGCCCAGGCGGTCGCGAACGCGAAGGACACGTCCTGGGACAAGCTCTCCCAGGACACGCTGTACGGCCCCGCAGGCATGAAGAACACCAGCTCCCGCTTCTCCGACTACGACCGGGCCAGGGACAAGGCCGTCACCCATGTGAAGAACACGGACGGCACCTGGCAGCCGAAGTACGTCCGGGACGCCGACGCCCAGTCGCCCGCGGGCGGCGCGAGCTCCACGGCCCGTGACATGGCCACCTGGATGCGACTGCAACTCGCGAACGGGAAGCTGGACGGCAGACAGATCATCCCCGCCGCCCCGCTGGAGCGCACTCACCTGCCCGAGATCGTCGCTCAGCCCCCGCAGGCCCCGGCCGGCCGCGCGGGCTTCTACGGCCTCGGCTGGAACGTCGGCTACGACGACCAGGGCCGGCTGCGCCTCAGCCACTCCGGTGCCTTCGAACTCGGCGCCAACACCAATGTGACGATGCTGCCCGGCGAGCAGCTCGGCATCACCGTCCTGACCAACGGGGCGCCGGTGGGCCTCGCCGACTCGGTCGCGCTGAACTTCTTCGACATTGCCCAGCACGGGAAGCCCACGACGGACTGGCTGCCTCTGGTCGACCGGGTCTACCGGCAGCAGGAGCAGCAGGGCCGCTCCCCCACCGACTACGCCAGACCCCCGCGGAACGGGGCCGTGGCCCGCGCCGCCGACAGGTACACGGGCACCTACGACAACGCCTACTACGGTCCGCTGACCGTCACGGCCGCGCACGGCGAGCTCAGCATGAGCCTGGGCCCGAAGCACACCACCTTCCGGCTCACCCACTACGACGGCGACACCTTCGCTTTTCGGACCGTCGGCGAGAACGCGACCGGGCTCTCGGGGGTGACCTTCGAGGTCGGTCCGGGTTCACCGGGGTCCGGCGGGTCGAAGGCGTCGCGGGTGACCGTCGAGGCCTTCGACCACGACGGCCTGGGCACCTTCACCCGTCGCTGA